A part of Cannabis sativa cultivar Pink pepper isolate KNU-18-1 chromosome 6, ASM2916894v1, whole genome shotgun sequence genomic DNA contains:
- the LOC115695142 gene encoding GDSL esterase/lipase At3g48460-like: protein MILSFPFSIAITKTNPLPFKKIYAFGDSFTDTGNTRSVRGQGGFLHGSNPPYGMTFFHHPTNRYSDGRLVIDFVAQSLSLPYLPPYKYVKGNSPNGVNFAVAGSTAIDHEFFVKNNLTLDITPQSIQTQLLWFNKYLEANVGCKAQDVKCRVADIENSLFWVGEIGANDYAYTFGSTLSSDTIRKLAMSSYTQFLTTLLKKGAKYVVVQGFPMTGCLSLAMTLSAENDRDNIGCVKSENNQSYTHNLAILNLVTSLRRQFPQAVIAYADYWTAYQTVMQSPAKFGINESFKACCGAGDEPYNVDVFSFCGTPSTKACQNPSQYVNWDGVHLTEAMYKVVSDMFLKGSHMKPRFSYLLDRKLHQG, encoded by the exons ATGATCCTTTCTTTTCCATTTTCCATTGCAATAACCAAAACAAATCCACTTCCCTTTAAGAAAATCTATGCCTTTGGCGACTCTTTTACAGACACGGGCAACACTAGGTCAGTTCGTGGGCAAGGTGGCTTTCTTCATGGCTCTAACCCTCCGTACGGAATGACCTTTTTTCACCATCCAACAAATCGATACTCAGATGGACGGTTGGTGATTGACTTTGTGGCACAATCACTATCATTGCCTTACTTGCCACCTTATAAATATGTTAAGGGAAATTCACCTAATGGAGTCAACTTTGCTGTAGCTGGTTCCACTGCTATAGACCATGAGTTTTTTGTTAAGAATAATCTTACTCTTGATATCACCCCTCAGTCTATTCAGACTCAGCTTCTTTGGTTCAATAAGTACTTGGAAGCAAATGTTGGGTGTAAAGCTCAAGATGTAAAGTGTAGAGTTGCTGACATTGAAAACTCATTGTTTTGGGTTGGTGAGATTGGTGCAAATGATTATGCTTACACTTTTGGATCTACTTTATCTAGTGACACTATTCGAAAGTTGGCGATGAGTAGTTATACTCAATTTTTAACA ACATTGTTAAAGAAAGGTGCAAAGTATGTTGTGGTTCAAGGCTTTCCAATGACAGGTTGTTTATCTTTGGCTATGACATTATCCGCCGAAAATGACAGAGACAACATAGGTTGTGTGAAGAGTGAAAACAACCAAAGTTATACTCACAACTTAGCCATCTTAAACTTGGTGACATCTTTGAGAAGACAATTCCCCCAAGCTGTCATAGCGTACGCCGATTATTGGACTGCCTATCAAACAGTCATGCAAAGTCCAGCCAAGTTTGGCATTAACGAGTCTTTCAAAGCTTGTTGTGGTGCGGGTGATGAACCATATAACGTTGATGTATTTTCCTTCTGTGGGACGCCTTCTACCAAAGCTTGTCAAAACCCATCTCAGTATGTTAATTGGGATGGAGTTCACCTCACTGAAGCTATGTATAAGGTGGTCTCTGATATGTTCCTTAAAGGATCACATATGAAGCCTCGTTTTAGTTACTTGTTAGATAGAAAACTACACCAAGGATAA